One genomic window of Agrobacterium tumefaciens includes the following:
- a CDS encoding SMC-Scp complex subunit ScpB, whose protein sequence is MSAASQPRRNAKKNPQGDVLFDRELEDLPADMRWREWMMRVEAVIFASAEPVSRETLARVVGKDCSIDLLIDDLIEELRERPYELVSVAGGWQHRTRLRYAAAIRALAAPTRGAATPLSEFEAMVLMAVGYFQPVTRGELSKIFGKEVSRDTIGNLRGAGFIGSGPRSPTPGAPYTYVTTPHFLSAFGMETLRDLPNIEALDDAGLLSRHAVQNEIAASEGGEGETDEEASFID, encoded by the coding sequence ATGAGCGCAGCATCGCAACCACGCCGGAACGCAAAAAAGAATCCCCAGGGCGATGTCCTGTTTGATCGTGAGCTAGAAGATCTGCCGGCGGATATGCGCTGGCGGGAATGGATGATGCGGGTCGAGGCAGTGATCTTTGCCTCGGCCGAGCCGGTCAGCCGCGAGACCTTGGCGCGCGTGGTGGGAAAAGACTGCAGTATTGATCTGCTAATCGACGATCTCATCGAGGAGTTGCGAGAACGGCCCTACGAGCTGGTGTCAGTCGCCGGCGGCTGGCAGCACCGAACGCGTTTGCGTTATGCGGCCGCGATACGAGCGTTAGCTGCACCAACGCGCGGCGCGGCAACGCCGCTCTCCGAGTTCGAGGCGATGGTGCTGATGGCGGTGGGATATTTCCAGCCGGTCACCCGTGGAGAGCTGTCAAAGATCTTTGGCAAGGAGGTTAGCCGCGACACCATTGGCAATCTGCGCGGCGCTGGATTCATCGGCTCCGGGCCGCGCAGCCCAACGCCGGGTGCACCCTATACCTATGTGACGACGCCACACTTCCTCTCGGCCTTCGGCATGGAGACGCTGCGCGACCTGCCGAACATCGAGGCGCTCGATGATGCGGGCCTGCTCAGCCGACATGCAGTTCAAAACGAAATCGCCGCCTCGGAAGGCGGCGAAGGCGAGACGGACGAAGAAGCGTCCTTTATCGACTGA